A window of the Lactuca sativa cultivar Salinas chromosome 7, Lsat_Salinas_v11, whole genome shotgun sequence genome harbors these coding sequences:
- the LOC128127056 gene encoding vegetative cell wall protein gp1-like, with protein sequence MAQSMVCHVMLVVIFILVALAEAQTPPGINNPSHATCKDPSYKECHNLVHVCPKFCPDSCTVNCQSCKPVCGGDIAPSPPVYTPPTPTLKPPTPSSPPPTTPSPPTASTPPTSPSPPIEPTPPTPTPSSSPPPPTPSPPTPSSPPPTTPSPPTEYTPTTPTPSSPPHTTTPSSPTESTPPTPTTSIPPPTTPSPPIESTPPTSTPSTPPPTTPSPPISTTPTPTPSSPTPTSLSPPPESTPTTPTSSTPSPTTPSPPTSTTPTPTPSSPAPTYPSPPIESTPTTPSPSTPPPTTPSPTTGSTPPAQTPSTPPPTTPSPTTGSTPPTPTPSSHVPPTWSAPPSKTKKVKCKNQNYPNCYASEHVCPASCPGQCEVDCVTCKPVCNCDMPGAVCQDPRFIGGDGITFYFHGKKDQDFCLVADNNLHINGHFIGKRNRNMGRDFTWVQSIGILFDNHKVQLSAQKTSSWDDTIDRISVTFDGENIFLPKTEGAKWQSSTTSITRIDDNNHIIVEVENLFRITAKVVPITKEESRIHKYDITSDDCFAHLDLKFKFFSLSNEVDGVLGQTYRNDYVSKVKMGVLMSVMGGDSKFVSTNSFATDCSVAKFKGSQEDSSSLNLQLPSLSCQSGIEGRGVVCKR encoded by the exons ATGGCTCAGTCGATGGTTTGTCATGTTATGTTAGTTGTGATATTCATACTGGTGGCTCTTGCTGAGGCACAAACTCCACCAGGAATTAACAACCCTAGCCATGCAACTTGTAAGGACCCGAGTTACAAAGAATGTCATAATTTGGTGCATGTTTGTCCTAAGTTTTGTCCAGATAGCTGCACTGTTAATTGTCAATCGTGCAAACCTGTTTGTGGTGGCGACATTGCACCATCACCACCAGTGTACACACCTCCAACACCAACATTGAAACCCCCAACACCATCGTCACCACCTCCCACCACACCTTCACCACCAACAGCGTCCACACCACCAACCTCTCCTTCTCCACCGATAGAGCCCACACCTCCAACACCAACACCGTCATCATCACCACCTCCACCAACCCCTTCACCACCAACTCCCTCCTCACCACCTCCAACCACCCCTTCTCCACCAACAGAATACACACCTACGACACCAACACCATCCTCACCACCCCACACCACCACCCCTTCATCACCAACAGAGTCCACACCACCAACACCAACAACATCcataccaccacccaccacccctTCACCACCAATAGAGTCCACACCTCCAACATCAACGCCATCCACACCACCTCCCACCACCCCTTCACCACCGATATCCACAACTCCAACACCAACACCATCCTCACCAACTCCCACATCCCTTTCACCACCACCAGAGTCCACACCTACAACACCAACTTCATCCACACCATCTCCCACCACCCCTTCACCACCGACATCCACAACTCCAACACCAACACCATCCTCACCAGCTCCCACCTACCCTTCACCACCAATAGAGTCCACACCTACAACACCAAGTCCATCCACTCCACCTCCCACCACCCCTTCACCAACAACAGGGTCCACACCTCCAGCACAAACACCATCCACACCACCTCCCACCACCCCTTCACCAACAACAGGGTCCACACCTCCAACACCAACACCATCCTCACACGTGCCTCCTACATGGTCTGCTCCACCTTCTAAAACAAAAAAAGTTAAATGCAAAAACCAAAACTACCCAAATTGCTACGCCTCCGAACATGTCTGCCCTGCTTCTTGTCCTGGTCAATGTGAAGTTGATTGTGTTACTTGCAAGCCAGTTTGCA ATTGTGATATGCCTGGAGCAGTGTGTCAAGATCCTCGTTTCATTGGTGGTGATGGCATCACTTTCTACTTCCATGGAAAGAAGGATCAAGATTTCTGCCTTGTTGCCGATAACAACCTCCACATCAATGGCCACTTCATTGGCAAGAGAAACAGAAACATGGGGAGAGACTTTACTTGGGTCCAATCTATTGGGATTCTTTTCGACAACCACAAAGTACAACTCAGTGCGCAAAAGACTTCTTCTTGGGATGACACCATTGATCGAATCTCTGTTACATTTGATGGGGAAAACATCTTTCTCCCAAAAACCGAAGGTGCCAAATGGCAATCTTCTACGACATCAATCACTAGGATTGATGACAACAATCATATCATTGTTGAAGTTGAAAACCTCTTCAGGATCACAGCCAAAGTGGTTCCCATAACAAAAGAAGAATCAAGAATCCATAAGTATGATATAACCAGTGACGATTGCTTTGCCCATCTCGATCTGAAGTTCAAGTTCTTCTCCTTGAGTAACGAAGTGGATGGAGTTCTTGGACAAACTTATAGGAATGACTATGTGAGCAAGGTGAAGATGGGGGTATTAATGTCTGTGATGGGAGGAGATAGTAAGTTTGTGAGTACCAATTCATTTGCAACTGATTGTTCTGTTGCTAAATTTAAGGGTAGCCAGGAAGACAGTTCTTCGTTGAACTTGCAGTTGCCAAGCTTGAGTTGCCAAAGCGGTATAGAAGGGCGAGGCGTCGTATGCAAGAGATAG